The proteins below are encoded in one region of Lactuca sativa cultivar Salinas chromosome 3, Lsat_Salinas_v11, whole genome shotgun sequence:
- the LOC111888340 gene encoding protein PLASTID REDOX INSENSITIVE 2, chloroplastic isoform X1, giving the protein MAVFHTPIVSISSTALTTLLAPTKPKSSNLASLPISGCVIPRSLSKIPSLFLLRATPLQKYVYPDPIPEFAVYETKKFREELKKKLYKERDTFGDDLDKVVDTCTELFSEFVHKEYGGPGTLVVEPFTDMLIGLKQRKLPGANLAARASLLWAQNYLDHDWEIWNSKLQ; this is encoded by the exons atggCGGTTTTTCACACTCCCATCGTCTCTATTTCTTCCACCGCATTGACGACTTTGCTAGCTCCGACGAAACCCAAAAGCTCAAATTTAGCTTCCCTACCCATCTCCGGCTGCGTTATCCCGCGTTCTCTGTCGAAAATTCCAAGCTTATTCCTTCTTCGAGCAACCCCACTTCAGAAATACGTCTATCCAGACCCAATTCCAGAATTCGCTGTTTAT GAGACGAAGAAGTTCCGGGAAGAGCTCAAGAAAAAACTGTACAAGGAAAGGGATACATTTGGCGATGATCTTGATAAAGTCGTTGATACATGTACAGAG TTATTTAGTGAGTTTGTGCACAAGGAGTATGGAGGACCCGGGACATTGGTGGTGGAGCCGTTCACGGACATGTTAATTGGACTAAAGCAAAGGAAGCTGCCAGGGGCAAATTTGGCAGCCCGGGCATCACTTTTGTGGGCTCAAAACTACCTTGATCATGACTGGGAAATTTGGAACTCCAAACtacaataa
- the LOC111888340 gene encoding protein PLASTID REDOX INSENSITIVE 2, chloroplastic isoform X2 yields MAVFHTPIVSISSTALTTLLAPTKPKSSNLASLPISGCVIPRSLSKIPSLFLLRATPLQKYVYPDPIPEFAVYETKKFREELKKKLYKERDTFGDDLDKVVDTCTEPSQQNLQSMFSWQLV; encoded by the exons atggCGGTTTTTCACACTCCCATCGTCTCTATTTCTTCCACCGCATTGACGACTTTGCTAGCTCCGACGAAACCCAAAAGCTCAAATTTAGCTTCCCTACCCATCTCCGGCTGCGTTATCCCGCGTTCTCTGTCGAAAATTCCAAGCTTATTCCTTCTTCGAGCAACCCCACTTCAGAAATACGTCTATCCAGACCCAATTCCAGAATTCGCTGTTTAT GAGACGAAGAAGTTCCGGGAAGAGCTCAAGAAAAAACTGTACAAGGAAAGGGATACATTTGGCGATGATCTTGATAAAGTCGTTGATACATGTACAGAG CCCTCACAACAGAACTTGCAATCAATGTTTTCATGGCAGCTTGTATGA
- the LOC111888339 gene encoding uncharacterized protein LOC111888339 isoform X2, giving the protein MMGEEKNAFFVVRKGDLVGVYKNLSDCQVQVGSSVCDPPVSVYKGYTMPKEAEDYMISCGLKNALYSIRAADLTEELFGNLVACPFQQPHFTLGEPSSDHLSKRRFQEVLGSQTGEAFGLTPMSSDSARKHAKLEHLATQALSTTRTCILEFDGASKGNPGQAGAGAVLRTDDGNLICRLREGLGIATNNVAEYRAMILGLRFALSKGFTSIRVMGDSKLVCMQVQGLWKVKNQNISKWYEEAKKLKDKFLCFQIDHVLRDLNSDADAQANLAVDLADGQIQEVDS; this is encoded by the exons ATGATGGGTGAAGAGAAGAATGCTTTTTTTGTTGTTCGAAAAGGCGATCTTGTTGGTGTTTACAAGAACTTAAGTGATTGTCAGGTTCAAGTTGGATCTTCG GTATGTGATCCTCCTGTTAGTGTGTATAAAGGCTACACAATGCCTAAAGAAGCTGAAGATTATATGATTTCTTGTGGGCTTAAGAATGCACTTTATTCCATTAGAGCTGCAGATTTAACAGAAGAGCTATTTGGGAATCTTGTGGCATGTCCTTTTCAG CAACCACATTTTACCTTAGGAGAACCTTCAAGTGATCATTTGTCCAAAAGAAGGTTTCAGGAAGTTTTAGGATCACAAACTGGG GAAGCGTTTGGATTGACACCCATGTCAAGTGATTCTGCAAGGAAGCATGCGAAGTTGGAACATCTTGCAACTCAAGCTCTATCTACTACT CGTACTTGTATTCTTGAATTTGATGGTGCATCAAAAGGAAACCCTGGACAAGCAGGGGCAGGAGCTGTTTTAAGAACTGATGATGGGAATTTG ATTTGTAGATTGCGTGAAGGTTTAGGAATAGCAACAAATAATGTTGCTGAATATCGAGCTATGATTCTAGGGTTAAGATTTGCTCTTAGCAAAGGGTTTACAAGTATACGAGTGATGGGTGATTCCAAACTTGTTTGCATGCAG GTTCAAGGTCTATggaaggtgaaaaatcaaaacatTAGCAAGTGGTATGAAGAAGCAAAGAAACTAAAAGATAAATTCCTATGTTTCCAGATTGATCATGTTTTAAGG GACTTGAACTCAGATGCAGATGCTCAAGCAAACCTAGCTGTGGATCTTGCAGATGGTCAGATTCAAGAAGTTGATTCATAG
- the LOC111888339 gene encoding uncharacterized protein LOC111888339 isoform X1 encodes MNSLFNACSTALFARTTSTLVARCLEVTWRRRRINNHSAITIAENGFLLTRFRASCYSTSKAKGVGKSKTKNSDSKPVKMMGEEKNAFFVVRKGDLVGVYKNLSDCQVQVGSSVCDPPVSVYKGYTMPKEAEDYMISCGLKNALYSIRAADLTEELFGNLVACPFQQPHFTLGEPSSDHLSKRRFQEVLGSQTGEAFGLTPMSSDSARKHAKLEHLATQALSTTRTCILEFDGASKGNPGQAGAGAVLRTDDGNLICRLREGLGIATNNVAEYRAMILGLRFALSKGFTSIRVMGDSKLVCMQVQGLWKVKNQNISKWYEEAKKLKDKFLCFQIDHVLRDLNSDADAQANLAVDLADGQIQEVDS; translated from the exons ATGAACTCCTTATTTAATGCGTGTTCCACGGCTTTATTTGCAAGGACGACTAGCACTCTTGTGGCAAGGTGTTTGGAGGTCAcctggagaagaagaagaatcaacAATCATTCTGCAATTACAATTGCAGAAAATGGATTTCTTTTGACAAGATTTCGTGCTAGTTGTTACTCCACTAGTAAAGCCAAAGGTGTTGGTAAATCAAAGACAAAGAACTCAGATTCTAAACCAGTGAAGATGATGGGTGAAGAGAAGAATGCTTTTTTTGTTGTTCGAAAAGGCGATCTTGTTGGTGTTTACAAGAACTTAAGTGATTGTCAGGTTCAAGTTGGATCTTCG GTATGTGATCCTCCTGTTAGTGTGTATAAAGGCTACACAATGCCTAAAGAAGCTGAAGATTATATGATTTCTTGTGGGCTTAAGAATGCACTTTATTCCATTAGAGCTGCAGATTTAACAGAAGAGCTATTTGGGAATCTTGTGGCATGTCCTTTTCAG CAACCACATTTTACCTTAGGAGAACCTTCAAGTGATCATTTGTCCAAAAGAAGGTTTCAGGAAGTTTTAGGATCACAAACTGGG GAAGCGTTTGGATTGACACCCATGTCAAGTGATTCTGCAAGGAAGCATGCGAAGTTGGAACATCTTGCAACTCAAGCTCTATCTACTACT CGTACTTGTATTCTTGAATTTGATGGTGCATCAAAAGGAAACCCTGGACAAGCAGGGGCAGGAGCTGTTTTAAGAACTGATGATGGGAATTTG ATTTGTAGATTGCGTGAAGGTTTAGGAATAGCAACAAATAATGTTGCTGAATATCGAGCTATGATTCTAGGGTTAAGATTTGCTCTTAGCAAAGGGTTTACAAGTATACGAGTGATGGGTGATTCCAAACTTGTTTGCATGCAG GTTCAAGGTCTATggaaggtgaaaaatcaaaacatTAGCAAGTGGTATGAAGAAGCAAAGAAACTAAAAGATAAATTCCTATGTTTCCAGATTGATCATGTTTTAAGG GACTTGAACTCAGATGCAGATGCTCAAGCAAACCTAGCTGTGGATCTTGCAGATGGTCAGATTCAAGAAGTTGATTCATAG
- the LOC111888386 gene encoding protein PLASTID REDOX INSENSITIVE 2, chloroplastic has translation MASTSSLIIFSTVPFSSSSSKWVSIPMSYYQNNTCFKRFYLHKSSSKYTINPSRPTTRNPKTLIVRAAEYKFPDPIPEFAEAETEKFRSHLIEKLSKKDVFEDSVDEVVDICTEIFGKFLHAEYGGPGTLMVDPFWEMADTINESELPGGPQAARAAVKWAQNHVDNDWKEWNGN, from the exons ATGGCGTCGACTTCTTCTCTGATAATCTTCTCAACAGTcccattttcttcttcttcctcaaaatGGGTTTCAATCCCCATGTCCTATTACCAAAATAACACTTGCTTTAAACGATTCTATCTCCATAAAAGCTCCTCTAAATATACCATAAACCCTTCACGGCCAACTACAcgaaaccctaaaaccctaattgttagAGCTGCTGAATACAAATTCCCAGACCCAATACCAGAATTCGCTGAAGCT GAGACTGAGAAATTCAGGAGTCATCTCATCGAGAAACTATCAAAGAAAGACGTATTTGAAGATTCTGTAGATGAAGTGGTTGATATCTGTACTGAG ATCTTCGGAAAGTTCTTGCATGCTGAATATGGAGGTCCAGGAACTCTAATGGTGGATCCTTTTTGGGAGATGGCTGATACTATAAACGAAAGTGAATTGCCTGGAGGACCTCAAGCTGCTCGTGCTGCAGTTAAATGGGCGCAAAATCACGTTGATAATGACTGGAAAGAATGGAATGGTAATTGA